The proteins below come from a single Marinobacter bohaiensis genomic window:
- a CDS encoding MarR family winged helix-turn-helix transcriptional regulator translates to MSENKDPLALDNQVCFALYAANRAITGLYRPLLEELGLTYPQYLVMLVLWEAEQVAEATEVISVSFLGQRLRLDSGTLTPLLKRLESRGLLRRQRHPEDERVVVVSLTETGRSLRQRAESVPGELMCRSGLDTEQARQLRSSLQALLDHLP, encoded by the coding sequence ATGAGTGAGAACAAGGATCCGCTGGCGCTGGACAACCAGGTCTGTTTCGCGCTGTACGCGGCCAATCGCGCGATCACCGGCCTTTATCGCCCGCTGCTGGAAGAGCTCGGGCTGACCTATCCGCAATACCTGGTGATGTTGGTGTTGTGGGAGGCGGAGCAGGTTGCCGAGGCCACCGAAGTGATCAGCGTCTCTTTCCTGGGGCAGCGGCTGCGGCTCGATTCCGGGACCCTGACGCCGCTATTGAAGCGCCTCGAATCCCGCGGTCTGCTGCGGCGTCAGCGTCACCCGGAGGACGAGCGGGTGGTTGTGGTATCCCTGACCGAGACCGGCCGCTCCCTGCGCCAACGTGCCGAATCCGTGCCCGGCGAACTGATGTGCCGCAGCGGCCTGGATACGGAGCAGGCCCGGCAGTTGCGATCGTCACTGCAGGCGTTGCTGGATCATTTACCCTGA
- a CDS encoding glutathione peroxidase has product MATEDIYSFNVQDIQGRDRSLAEYKGHVMLIVNTASKCGFTPQFEGLQALHRELSDRGLSVLGFPCNQFMSQDPGDNDEISQFCSLNYGVDFPMFAKIEVNGDGTHPLYQFLKREARGVMGSEKIKWNFTKFLVNREGEVVKRYPPTTRPEDIREDIEKLLS; this is encoded by the coding sequence ATGGCAACGGAAGACATCTACAGCTTCAACGTGCAGGATATCCAGGGCAGGGACCGGTCCCTGGCCGAGTACAAGGGCCATGTGATGCTGATTGTGAACACGGCCAGCAAGTGCGGCTTCACCCCGCAGTTCGAAGGGTTGCAGGCGCTTCACCGTGAGCTGTCGGATCGCGGGCTCAGCGTGCTGGGTTTTCCGTGTAACCAGTTCATGAGCCAGGATCCCGGTGACAACGACGAGATCAGCCAGTTCTGTAGCCTGAACTATGGCGTTGACTTCCCGATGTTCGCCAAGATCGAGGTCAATGGCGACGGAACGCATCCCCTCTACCAGTTTCTCAAGCGTGAGGCGCGCGGCGTGATGGGGTCGGAGAAGATCAAATGGAACTTCACCAAGTTTCTCGTCAACCGCGAGGGTGAGGTGGTCAAGCGCTACCCGCCGACAACCCGCCCGGAAGACATCCGGGAGGATATCGAAAAGCTTCTGTCATGA
- a CDS encoding DNA-3-methyladenine glycosylase I encodes MLAFDVIHDRAAARAGGPSALAARMPPVRSAQELAGLPDRFYLSAMTRRIFQAGMKHSLINERWPVFEEWFWAFEPEKLMLLSEEQLESAMQNPKLIRHWGKLRTIPVNAGELHRVSQAEGGFGQFLAQWPDDDLFGLWRWLGKRFQRMGGHSGARFLRLVGRDTFLLTDDVLAALQASDVIDDKPTRKADRQRVNDAFVTWREQSGLPMAHISRILSMTVD; translated from the coding sequence ATGCTGGCTTTTGACGTCATCCACGATCGTGCCGCTGCCCGCGCGGGCGGTCCTTCGGCGTTGGCGGCGCGGATGCCGCCGGTGCGCAGCGCTCAGGAGCTGGCCGGTTTGCCCGATCGATTCTACCTGTCCGCCATGACCCGACGGATCTTTCAGGCCGGCATGAAGCACAGCCTGATCAACGAGCGCTGGCCGGTGTTCGAGGAATGGTTCTGGGCCTTTGAGCCGGAGAAACTGATGCTGCTCTCCGAAGAGCAGCTGGAATCCGCCATGCAGAACCCGAAGCTGATTCGTCATTGGGGCAAGCTGCGCACGATCCCGGTCAATGCCGGCGAACTGCATCGCGTCAGTCAGGCGGAGGGCGGTTTCGGCCAGTTTCTGGCGCAGTGGCCGGACGACGACCTGTTCGGGTTGTGGCGCTGGCTCGGCAAGCGTTTCCAGCGCATGGGCGGTCATTCCGGCGCTCGCTTCCTGCGTCTGGTCGGTCGCGACACCTTTCTGTTGACCGACGATGTGCTGGCGGCCCTGCAGGCCAGCGATGTGATAGACGATAAACCCACTCGTAAGGCGGACAGGCAGCGCGTGAACGACGCCTTCGTCACCTGGCGCGAACAGTCCGGCCTGCCCATGGCACACATCAGCCGGATCCTGTCGATGACCGTCGATTGA